The Lysobacter panacisoli genome includes a window with the following:
- a CDS encoding LysR substrate-binding domain-containing protein → MIGITPRQLEVFVAIAVGGTVRAAAEQLHLTQPAASMALAELERSLGTPLFDRTQRRLQLNAHGRRTLPLAQELLERMRELTARATDSDERLVGELHVGASNTVGNYLVGDLLGRFVTAHPQVAVKLRVDNSAEIVAAVLDYRLDIGCIEGPAAHPDLELLRWRDDTLCVCAAPGHPLARRRRLQPADFAGARWILREAGSATRTQAERALASLPAGETVLELDQSESIKQAVIAGLGLALLPAVSVVDAQSAGRLVVLRTPFLNLKRQLSLVLHRRKYRSALLQGFLESVPMGSSMSRK, encoded by the coding sequence ATGATTGGGATCACGCCACGCCAGCTGGAAGTCTTCGTCGCCATCGCCGTCGGTGGCACCGTGCGCGCCGCCGCCGAACAACTGCACCTCACCCAGCCGGCGGCCAGCATGGCGCTGGCCGAACTGGAACGCTCGCTCGGCACGCCGCTGTTCGACCGCACACAGCGTCGACTCCAGTTGAATGCGCACGGCCGACGCACGCTACCGTTGGCGCAGGAGCTGCTGGAACGCATGCGCGAACTCACCGCGCGCGCGACCGACAGCGACGAGCGGCTCGTCGGCGAACTGCACGTCGGCGCGAGCAACACCGTCGGCAACTACCTTGTCGGCGACCTGCTCGGCCGGTTCGTGACCGCGCACCCGCAGGTCGCGGTGAAGCTGCGCGTGGACAACAGCGCGGAGATCGTCGCCGCCGTGCTCGACTACCGGCTCGACATCGGCTGCATCGAAGGTCCCGCCGCGCATCCCGACCTGGAACTGCTGCGCTGGCGCGACGACACGCTGTGCGTGTGCGCCGCCCCCGGCCATCCCCTCGCCCGCCGTCGCCGCCTGCAACCGGCGGATTTCGCCGGCGCGCGATGGATCCTGCGCGAAGCCGGCTCGGCCACGCGCACGCAGGCCGAACGCGCGCTCGCATCGCTGCCCGCTGGCGAGACGGTGCTGGAACTCGACCAGAGCGAATCGATCAAGCAAGCCGTGATCGCGGGACTTGGACTGGCCCTGCTGCCAGCGGTCTCCGTCGTCGATGCGCAAAGCGCCGGCCGCCTCGTCGTGCTGCGCACGCCTTTCCTCAACCTGAAACGGCAACTCAGCCTCGTGCTGCATCGACGCAAGTATCGGAGTGCGTTGTTGCAGGGCTTTCTGGAGAGCGTGCCAATGGGCAGCTCGATGAGTCGAAAGTAG
- a CDS encoding YeiH family protein, whose product MAYVESRSAPVLQRVPWLPGVALAVGLGVVALWASETAWLRQWHLSALTVAIVIGLLLGNLSGGRLSPAFTPGLALAQRQLLRAGVVLYGLRLSFQDVAAVGAPGLVLDLLIVASTLGLGVWAGRRWFGLDRDTALLTAAGSAICGAAAVLAVERVIRPEPGKVAIAVASVVLFGTLNIFLYPALYPHLGLDAAAFGLYTGATVHEVAQVVAVGSAIGPETADAAVVVKLTRVLMLVPVLFLLGWREARAGGQRAMVVPWFALGFLGVVALNSLVTIPAATKSALLALDTLLLATAMAALGMETRLSRLRALGPRPLLLAGLLFLWLCGGGYVLVRWLG is encoded by the coding sequence ATGGCTTACGTCGAATCCCGCTCCGCGCCCGTCCTGCAACGCGTTCCCTGGCTGCCCGGTGTGGCGTTGGCGGTGGGATTGGGAGTGGTCGCGCTGTGGGCGTCCGAGACGGCCTGGCTGCGACAGTGGCACCTGAGCGCACTGACCGTGGCGATCGTCATCGGTCTGCTGCTCGGCAACCTGTCGGGAGGACGATTGTCGCCGGCGTTCACGCCGGGGCTGGCCCTCGCGCAGCGGCAACTGCTGCGAGCGGGCGTGGTGCTGTACGGCCTGCGCCTGAGTTTCCAGGACGTGGCGGCGGTCGGTGCGCCGGGACTCGTGTTGGACCTGCTGATCGTGGCGTCGACGCTGGGCCTTGGCGTGTGGGCCGGTCGCCGCTGGTTCGGACTGGACCGCGACACCGCGCTGCTGACTGCCGCCGGAAGCGCGATCTGCGGCGCGGCGGCAGTGCTGGCGGTGGAGCGAGTGATCCGGCCGGAGCCCGGGAAGGTCGCGATTGCGGTGGCCAGCGTGGTGCTGTTCGGTACGCTCAACATCTTCCTGTATCCCGCGCTGTACCCGCACCTTGGGCTGGACGCCGCCGCGTTCGGGCTCTACACCGGCGCGACCGTGCATGAGGTCGCGCAGGTGGTCGCGGTCGGCAGCGCCATCGGCCCGGAGACCGCCGACGCGGCGGTGGTGGTCAAGCTCACCCGCGTGCTGATGCTGGTGCCGGTGCTGTTCCTGCTGGGCTGGCGCGAGGCGCGCGCGGGCGGGCAGCGGGCGATGGTGGTGCCGTGGTTCGCGCTGGGGTTCCTCGGTGTGGTGGCGCTGAATTCGCTGGTGACGATCCCCGCGGCCACGAAGTCGGCGCTGCTTGCCCTCGACACGCTGCTGCTGGCCACCGCGATGGCCGCGCTCGGCATGGAAACGCGCCTGTCGCGCCTGCGCGCGCTCGGTCCGCGTCCGCTGCTGCTGGCGGGCCTGCTGTTCCTGTGGCTGTGCGGTGGCGGATATGTGCTGGTGCGCTGGTTGGGTTGA
- a CDS encoding nucleotide sugar dehydrogenase, with amino-acid sequence MLDLSKARIAVIGLGYVGLPLAVEFGRQYDTLGFDIDARRVERLRRGEDANGETGADEIAAAQRLDVTADPARLRECNVFVVTVPTPVDEHKRPDFTPLVQASRTIGAVLKSGDTVIYESTVYPGATEEICVPELERASDLVFNRDFFVGYSPERINPGDRKRRLVDIPKVTSGSTPEAAEFVDALYRSIIRAGTHKVSTLRVAEASKVIENTQRDANIALVNEFALIFQRLGIDTTEVLEAAGTKWNFLPFRPGLVGGHCIGVDPYYLIQKAQATGYYPDILLACRRINDAMGEHVAADVVKLMIQRGIAVAGARILILGITFKENCADLRNTRVVELAQKFGEYRAHVDIHDPWADAGEARAAYGVDLIAAPEQGAYDAVILAVAHEQFRELGAEGARAFGRPHALLYDIKSLYPREGVDARL; translated from the coding sequence ATGCTGGATCTGTCGAAGGCACGCATCGCGGTCATCGGACTGGGCTACGTAGGGCTGCCACTGGCCGTGGAGTTCGGCCGCCAGTACGACACGCTCGGCTTCGACATCGACGCGCGTCGCGTCGAGCGCCTGCGTCGCGGCGAAGATGCCAACGGTGAAACCGGCGCCGACGAGATCGCCGCCGCGCAGCGCCTGGATGTCACCGCCGATCCGGCGCGGTTGCGCGAATGCAACGTGTTCGTCGTCACCGTGCCGACGCCCGTGGACGAACACAAGCGTCCCGACTTCACTCCGCTGGTTCAGGCCAGTCGCACGATCGGTGCCGTACTCAAGTCCGGCGATACGGTGATCTACGAATCCACCGTCTATCCCGGTGCGACCGAGGAAATCTGCGTGCCCGAGCTGGAACGCGCGTCGGACCTCGTGTTCAATCGCGATTTCTTCGTCGGCTACAGCCCGGAACGCATCAACCCCGGCGATCGCAAGCGCCGGCTGGTCGACATCCCGAAGGTGACGTCCGGTTCCACGCCCGAGGCCGCCGAGTTCGTCGATGCGCTTTACCGCAGCATCATCCGCGCGGGCACGCACAAGGTGTCCACGTTGCGCGTCGCCGAAGCATCGAAGGTGATCGAGAACACCCAGCGCGACGCCAACATTGCGCTGGTCAACGAATTTGCGCTGATCTTCCAGCGTCTGGGCATCGACACGACTGAAGTGCTGGAGGCGGCGGGCACGAAGTGGAACTTCCTGCCGTTCCGTCCCGGCCTGGTCGGCGGACACTGCATCGGCGTGGATCCGTACTACCTGATCCAGAAGGCGCAGGCCACCGGCTATTACCCCGACATCCTGCTCGCCTGCCGGCGCATCAACGATGCGATGGGCGAACACGTCGCTGCCGACGTGGTGAAGCTGATGATCCAGCGCGGCATCGCTGTGGCCGGCGCGCGTATCCTGATCCTTGGCATCACCTTCAAGGAAAACTGCGCGGACCTGCGCAACACGCGCGTGGTCGAGCTGGCGCAGAAGTTCGGCGAGTACCGCGCCCATGTCGATATCCACGACCCGTGGGCGGACGCGGGTGAAGCGCGCGCCGCGTACGGTGTCGACCTGATCGCAGCGCCGGAGCAGGGCGCCTACGACGCGGTGATCCTGGCCGTAGCGCACGAGCAGTTCCGCGAGCTCGGTGCGGAGGGCGCGCGGGCCTTCGGACGGCCGCACGCGCTGCTGTACGACATCAAGAGTCTGTATCCGCGCGAAGGCGTCGACGCGCGTCTGTAA
- the arsC gene encoding arsenate reductase (glutaredoxin) (This arsenate reductase requires both glutathione and glutaredoxin to convert arsenate to arsenite, after which the efflux transporter formed by ArsA and ArsB can extrude the arsenite from the cell, providing resistance.), translating to MNETRLYHNPRCSKSRGALELLHERGIEPVVIAYLDTPPSVDELRELIGLIGLPARALLRSGEEEYAALGLADESLDEATLIEAMHAHPRLIERPVFVHRGRAVIGRPPERVLELLD from the coding sequence ATGAACGAGACCCGCCTGTACCACAACCCGCGTTGTTCCAAATCGCGCGGTGCGCTGGAGCTGCTGCACGAACGCGGCATCGAGCCGGTGGTCATTGCCTACCTGGACACGCCGCCGAGCGTGGATGAACTGCGCGAACTGATCGGCCTGATCGGCCTGCCTGCCCGCGCGCTGCTGCGCAGTGGCGAAGAGGAGTACGCCGCGCTAGGACTCGCCGACGAATCTCTGGACGAGGCGACGCTCATCGAGGCGATGCATGCGCACCCTCGCCTGATCGAGCGGCCGGTGTTCGTGCATCGTGGCCGGGCCGTCATCGGTCGTCCGCCGGAACGCGTCCTCGAACTGCTCGACTGA
- a CDS encoding response regulator transcription factor — MIRTLLVDDHAIVREGFKRLFQGTGRYSVVAEAADAALALEAVRRRRVDVAVIDLSLDGPDAGFFLLRDLMHVAPDVLRVVVSMHDDPGVVLRALDHGAQGYVSKAAAIAELTDVLDRVVAGEIALSSDVRRAIERPRGFGLTQREEETLRGLLSELPPKAIAADLGISVKTLYRHRTSLLVKLGARSVAALPRIARERGLLLSKPER, encoded by the coding sequence ATGATTCGCACGCTGCTAGTAGACGATCACGCGATCGTGAGGGAAGGGTTCAAACGGCTGTTCCAGGGAACGGGCCGTTATTCCGTCGTAGCCGAGGCCGCCGATGCGGCCCTGGCGCTGGAGGCCGTCCGCCGGCGTCGCGTCGATGTCGCCGTGATCGACCTCAGTCTCGACGGGCCTGATGCCGGATTCTTCCTGTTGCGCGACCTGATGCACGTCGCGCCTGATGTCCTGCGTGTGGTGGTGAGCATGCACGACGATCCCGGCGTCGTGCTGCGCGCGCTCGACCACGGCGCGCAGGGTTACGTGAGCAAGGCGGCGGCCATCGCGGAATTGACGGACGTACTGGATCGGGTCGTGGCGGGCGAGATCGCGCTCAGCAGCGACGTGCGTCGCGCGATCGAGCGACCGCGCGGATTCGGCCTGACGCAGCGCGAGGAAGAAACGCTGCGTGGCCTGCTGTCGGAACTGCCGCCCAAGGCGATCGCCGCCGACCTGGGTATCAGCGTCAAGACGCTCTATCGCCATCGCACCAGCCTGCTGGTGAAGCTCGGTGCGCGCAGTGTGGCGGCGTTGCCGCGCATCGCACGCGAGCGCGGCCTGCTGCTGTCGAAACCGGAACGCTAA
- a CDS encoding TetR/AcrR family transcriptional regulator: protein MAKQTRQRILDTALTMFNALGEPNVTTNHIADELEISPGNLYYHFRNKDDIIEQLFARFEERMDAALAAPQGRLPGLEDIWLQLHLVFECIWDYRFLHRDLVEILSRNRRLRLRFARILRRADEQAHTVMRGLLQAGILRASKDELAATATNVLVIATFWLNYAAARGDKDEHAAIRDGIVQVMMLLAPFLRDAERVHLNTLTRAYLD from the coding sequence ATGGCGAAGCAGACACGCCAGCGTATCCTCGACACCGCATTGACGATGTTCAATGCGCTGGGCGAGCCGAACGTCACCACCAACCATATCGCCGACGAGCTGGAGATCAGCCCGGGCAATCTGTACTACCACTTCCGCAACAAGGACGACATCATCGAGCAGCTGTTCGCGCGCTTCGAGGAGCGCATGGACGCCGCGCTCGCCGCGCCGCAGGGACGGTTGCCGGGACTGGAAGACATCTGGCTGCAGCTGCACCTGGTGTTCGAGTGCATCTGGGACTACCGGTTCCTGCATCGCGATCTGGTCGAGATCCTGAGCCGCAACCGCCGCCTGCGCCTGCGCTTCGCGCGCATCCTGCGCCGTGCCGACGAACAGGCGCACACGGTGATGCGCGGCCTGCTGCAGGCCGGGATCCTGCGCGCTTCGAAGGACGAACTCGCCGCGACCGCGACCAACGTGCTGGTGATCGCGACGTTCTGGCTCAACTACGCTGCCGCGCGTGGCGACAAGGACGAGCACGCCGCGATCCGCGACGGCATCGTCCAGGTGATGATGCTGCTGGCGCCGTTCCTGCGCGATGCGGAACGGGTGCACCTCAATACGCTGACGCGCGCCTACCTCGACTGA
- a CDS encoding acyl-CoA-binding protein — protein MSDLQSSFEQAAKDVQSLSERPDNDTLLRLYALYKQGSEGDVSGAKPGFFDFVGTAKYEAWAKLKGTGRDDAQRKYVDLVKKLRG, from the coding sequence ATGTCCGACCTGCAATCGTCTTTCGAGCAAGCCGCCAAGGACGTGCAGTCGCTGTCCGAGCGTCCGGACAACGACACCCTGCTGCGCCTGTACGCGCTCTACAAGCAAGGTTCGGAGGGCGACGTGAGCGGGGCCAAGCCCGGCTTCTTCGACTTCGTCGGAACCGCCAAGTACGAGGCCTGGGCCAAGCTCAAGGGAACCGGCCGCGACGACGCCCAGCGCAAGTACGTCGATCTGGTGAAGAAGCTGCGCGGTTGA
- a CDS encoding SDR family oxidoreductase: protein MSYFVTGATGFIGRFLVGKLLKRKGTVYVLVRKDSRKKFDAIAKKMGWDAKRVVPIEGDMTQDKCGVSAAQIRTLGGKVKHFFHLAAIYDLTAKPEAQREANIDGTQHALDLAAAIKAEVFHHTSSIAAAGLYPGVFREDMFDEAEGLDDPYLRTKHDSEGLVRRETRVKWRIYRPGMVVGHSQTGEMDKIDGPYYFFTFLKKLRQMLPPWMPMLGLEGGRINIVPVDYVVDAMDHIAHKPRLDGHCFHLSDPEPMRVGEVLNTFARAGHSPEMTMRIDARMFAFIPGSVRGAVANLPPVRRFIGMLLRDFKIPKQVMKFITYPTRFDNREAERALKGSGIQVPPLETYAWRLWDYWERYLDPDLFVDRTLKGKVRNKVVVITGGSSGIGLATAQRVAEAGAITVIVARGEEELFKARDAMNAAGGKVFAYTADLADMDDCDRLVKKVLEEHGRCDVLVNNAGRSIRRSIELSYDRFHDFERTMQLNYFGSLRLIMGFLPVMTHRRKGHIINISSIGVLANSPRFSAYVASKAALDAWSRCAQGELSGKGICFTTINMPLVKTPMIAPTKMYDSVPTLTPDEAADLVVKGIIERPSRIATRLGIFASVINAIAPKAYEVIMSTAFELFPDSAAARGDKQALRGEVKPSSEQIAFAALMRGVHW, encoded by the coding sequence ATGAGTTACTTCGTCACCGGCGCCACCGGATTCATCGGCCGTTTCCTCGTCGGCAAGCTGCTCAAGCGCAAGGGCACGGTCTACGTGCTGGTGCGCAAGGATTCGCGCAAGAAGTTCGATGCCATCGCCAAGAAGATGGGATGGGACGCCAAGCGCGTCGTGCCGATCGAAGGCGACATGACGCAGGACAAGTGCGGCGTCAGCGCCGCGCAGATCCGCACGCTGGGCGGCAAGGTGAAGCACTTCTTCCACCTCGCCGCGATCTACGACCTCACCGCCAAGCCCGAGGCCCAGCGCGAAGCCAACATCGACGGCACGCAACACGCGCTCGACCTCGCCGCCGCGATCAAGGCCGAGGTCTTCCACCACACCAGTTCGATCGCCGCTGCCGGCCTGTATCCGGGCGTGTTCCGCGAGGACATGTTCGACGAAGCCGAAGGCCTGGACGATCCCTACCTGCGCACCAAGCACGATTCCGAAGGGCTGGTGCGCAGGGAAACGCGCGTGAAGTGGCGCATCTACCGGCCGGGCATGGTCGTGGGTCACTCGCAGACCGGCGAGATGGACAAGATCGATGGTCCCTATTACTTCTTCACCTTCCTCAAGAAGCTGCGGCAGATGCTGCCGCCGTGGATGCCGATGCTCGGCCTGGAAGGCGGGCGCATCAACATCGTGCCGGTGGATTACGTGGTCGACGCGATGGACCACATCGCGCACAAGCCGCGTCTCGATGGCCACTGCTTCCACCTGTCCGATCCGGAGCCCATGCGCGTGGGCGAGGTGCTCAACACCTTCGCGCGTGCCGGCCATTCGCCGGAGATGACCATGCGCATCGATGCGCGCATGTTCGCCTTCATCCCCGGCAGCGTGCGCGGCGCGGTGGCGAACCTGCCGCCGGTCCGGCGTTTCATCGGCATGCTGCTGCGCGACTTCAAGATCCCCAAGCAGGTGATGAAGTTCATCACCTATCCCACGCGCTTCGACAACCGCGAAGCCGAGCGCGCACTCAAGGGCAGCGGCATCCAGGTTCCGCCGCTGGAAACGTATGCGTGGCGGCTGTGGGACTACTGGGAGCGTTACCTCGATCCCGACCTGTTCGTCGACCGCACGCTCAAAGGCAAGGTGCGCAACAAGGTGGTGGTGATCACAGGCGGCTCCTCGGGCATCGGCCTGGCGACCGCGCAGCGCGTGGCCGAGGCGGGCGCGATCACGGTCATCGTCGCGCGCGGCGAAGAGGAGCTGTTCAAGGCCCGCGACGCGATGAACGCCGCCGGCGGCAAGGTCTTCGCCTACACCGCGGACCTGGCCGACATGGACGATTGCGATCGTCTGGTGAAGAAGGTGCTGGAGGAACACGGTCGCTGCGACGTGCTGGTCAACAACGCCGGTCGTTCGATCCGCCGTTCGATCGAGCTGAGCTACGACCGCTTCCACGATTTCGAGCGCACGATGCAGCTGAACTACTTCGGCAGCCTGCGGTTGATCATGGGCTTCCTGCCTGTGATGACCCATCGGCGCAAGGGTCACATCATCAACATCAGTTCGATCGGCGTGCTCGCGAATTCGCCGCGTTTCTCCGCTTACGTCGCGTCGAAGGCCGCGCTGGACGCATGGAGCCGCTGCGCGCAGGGCGAGCTGTCCGGCAAGGGCATCTGCTTCACCACCATCAACATGCCGTTGGTGAAGACGCCGATGATCGCACCGACCAAGATGTACGACAGCGTGCCCACGCTCACGCCGGACGAGGCCGCGGACCTGGTGGTGAAGGGCATCATCGAGCGCCCGAGTCGCATCGCCACGCGCCTGGGCATCTTCGCTTCGGTGATCAACGCGATCGCGCCGAAGGCATACGAAGTGATCATGAGCACCGCGTTCGAACTGTTCCCCGACTCCGCCGCCGCGCGTGGCGACAAGCAGGCGCTCCGGGGCGAAGTGAAACCCAGCAGCGAGCAGATCGCGTTCGCGGCGCTGATGCGCGGCGTGCACTGGTAG
- a CDS encoding restriction endonuclease: protein MPDGFSLTIALLVTVFAGALATTYLWLVRQRQAETAAGITALAEMRWREFARLVVEALQVRGFEAESLDQSLDQGPQAEIRLRREGRTWLLVSKLAGARSRLASANIRELADAVRFQNAAGGVLATPARIDADARKSAGALELYDGESLWSLVGPMLPQALHDDLTANARKRGAKETAIVWGGAIVLGLLLGLVPALLPEGDTGSEAVSAAPAAPVPAPRPASVAPAAAEPALGVAAPADPNRDQFERGEVINAVAALPWVERVLWSTSSTLVVQQREDVDHAQIQEICGVLRRYDTLRASRLQLQPPAGSDRKVRFLQCQAY from the coding sequence ATGCCCGACGGTTTCTCCCTGACGATTGCCCTGCTGGTCACGGTGTTTGCGGGTGCTCTGGCAACGACCTATCTCTGGCTGGTGCGACAACGGCAGGCCGAGACCGCCGCCGGCATCACCGCACTCGCGGAAATGCGCTGGCGCGAGTTCGCGCGACTGGTGGTCGAAGCGCTGCAGGTGCGCGGATTCGAAGCCGAATCGCTGGACCAGTCGCTCGATCAGGGACCGCAAGCGGAAATCCGCCTGCGTCGCGAAGGCCGCACCTGGCTGCTGGTCAGCAAGCTCGCGGGCGCACGCTCCCGCCTCGCGTCCGCCAACATCCGCGAACTCGCGGACGCCGTGCGCTTCCAGAACGCCGCGGGCGGTGTGCTCGCCACGCCGGCGCGGATCGACGCGGACGCGCGAAAGTCCGCCGGTGCGCTTGAGCTGTACGACGGCGAATCGCTGTGGTCGCTGGTCGGCCCGATGCTGCCGCAGGCATTGCACGACGACCTGACCGCCAACGCACGCAAGCGCGGCGCGAAGGAAACCGCGATCGTATGGGGTGGCGCGATCGTCCTTGGATTGCTGCTCGGGCTCGTGCCTGCGTTGTTGCCGGAAGGCGACACCGGCAGCGAGGCCGTTTCTGCCGCACCCGCCGCCCCAGTGCCCGCACCGCGCCCCGCGTCGGTCGCGCCGGCCGCAGCGGAGCCTGCGCTCGGTGTCGCCGCACCGGCGGATCCGAACCGCGACCAGTTCGAGCGCGGCGAAGTGATCAATGCCGTCGCCGCCCTGCCCTGGGTCGAACGCGTGCTGTGGTCGACCAGCTCGACCCTCGTCGTCCAGCAGCGCGAGGACGTCGACCACGCGCAGATCCAGGAAATCTGCGGCGTCCTGCGCCGCTACGACACCCTGCGCGCCTCGCGGCTGCAGCTGCAGCCGCCGGCGGGCAGCGACCGCAAGGTGCGCTTCCTGCAATGCCAGGCGTACTGA